In Streptomyces sp. P9-A4, the genomic window GCCGAACTCGCCGTCTCCGAGGAGGCGGAACCGGAAGCGTCAGCGGCACTGCGCCGGTTCGCGGTCCGTACGGGCCTGCCCCTGGCGGCCACCCCCAGAACGGCAACCGCTCCGAAAGCAGAACGGGAACCGGAACCGAACCCTGAACAAGAACCGGAACCGGAACCGGAACGGGAGCCGGAACCCGTAACCCCGGCGTCGGCCCCAACCCCGACCCCGACCCCGACCCCGTCCCCATCCCCGCCCGCGTCCGCGTCCGCGGCGCAGCCCGCAGAACCCGAACCGACCCGCACGCCGCCCCCGCCGGCCCCGACACCCCCTGCCCCGAAGCCCCCCACCCCGGCACCCACCACCCCAGCACTCCGCCCTCCGGTGCTCCGCGCCCCGGTGCGCCGTGCTCCCGAAGGGTTCAGCGGTGAGGCGGACCGGCGGGCGTTCCGGGAACTGGCGGCGGCCGTCTGGGAGGAGCACAGCGGCCCCGTAGGGCAGGCGCTGATCAGGATGCCGGCGCTGCGCGGGTCGGGGGAGGACGCGGTGCGGGCCGACCTGATCGCCGTGAGGCTGTACCTCGCGTCGTCGCCCGAGGACCCGTTCGGTGCCCGCGCGCTCGCCGAGGGGGCGGAGGCGCTGCGCCCGTACGCCGCCTGCCTGGCCTCCGGGCTGCGGCGCCTGCCCGCCTTGCGGGGCACGCTGGTCCGCGCCGTGGCGGAGCCGTCCGTACCGGACGAGGTGGTGCCGGGTGCGGTGCTGGTGTGCGACGCCCCGCTGGACGTGGTGCACCTGGAGACGCCGGACGCGCCCGTACCACCCCTGTCCCATGTCCGCTATGCCGTACGGCCGATGACCGCCCGGCGTACGGCGGTGCTGTCCCGTGACGGGAACGGCGCGCAGGCGCTCTTCGCCGCGGGGACGGCGTTCGCCGTCGTCGCCCGCCACGAGGCGGACGGCGAGCTGCCCGCCCGGGTGCTGCTCGCCGAACTCCCGGCGGACGCGGGCAGGTTCCGCGAGCCGTCCCCCGAAGCCCTGGAACGGCTGGACGCGGCGGCCCGCCGGTCCGGCACCGCGCCCTGGCCGGACCGGTGCACCGGCCCGTTCCTCCACGTCCCGCAGGCGCTCTGAGTGGGTGCCCCACAAGGCTCTTCCCCCGTCGAGAAAGGCAGACCAGCCATGGCAAGCAGAGAGTCCACCCCGGCAGCGGAGAGCACCGGGGACTCTTCGGTGCGACGCGCGGCGGCGCTCGCCGTCCTGAGCGAGGAACCGTCGGCGGGCCTGTTCCCGGCGACGGCGGAAGCGGTGTCCACCACGGCCGCCACGGCCGCCACGGCCACGGCCACGGCCACGGCCACGGCCACAGCGACGGCGGAAGCCACCGCGACGGCACCCGCCCCGACCCCCGCGCCGAGCGAGCCGAAGGCAGAAGCGGAAGCAAAGCCAGAAGCAGAAGCGGAACGGGAACCGGAACCGGAAACCACCCCGGCGCCCCCGGCGGCCATCGCCACCCCCGCAGCCGCGACGACCGCCGCAACCACCGCAGCCGCGACCGCAACCTCCGCAGCCGCAGTCACAGCCGCCACGGCTGCCACCACCGCCACCAGAACCACCACCGCGACGACCGCAACCGCGGCCACCCGAGCAACCCCCTCCACCCCGTCCTCCGGCACCGGCACCGCCTCCGCCACTCCTCCCCTCGGCCGCCCCAACAAGCCGATGATCGCGGCCGCCGTCCTCGGCGGTCTGGTCCTGATCGGGGTGCCCTTCCTCGTCTCGGGCCCCGACGACAAGCCGCGCTCCTCGGCCGCCGCAGCCCCTCCGGGCAGCTCGATGCACCCCGGGGGCCCCGGGCCCGGGATCGTCCCCAGCGAGCAGCAGCTCGCCGCTCCGGGCACGGACCGGGGCAAGGGCAAGAGCGGGGCGCCGGTGAAGGGTCCGGGGCCCGATGGCGGCACGGGCAAGGGGCTGGGCCCGATCGGCGGGATCCACGAGCCCGGCACGGGCGTGACGTACGGGAACGGCGGCTCGGGCACGTCCCAGGGCCCGCGGTCCCCGGGCGCGGGCAGGCAGACGGCGCCTCCGGCCGCGGGCGGCGGCACCGGGGGGACCGCGGGCACCCAGGGCGGCGGCGGGACGAAGGCGACGACTCCGCCGGCCACGAAGGCGCCCCCGAAGAACCAGCCGGTGGCACCGCCGCCGGCGACGAGCGCACCCAAGCCGGTCACGTACGCGCATCTGATCGGCCCCGGCTGCGAGACGCCGGGCTTCGCGGTCGGGGACATGTACACCGACGGCAAGGAAGGCTGGGTGACCAACCGCGGGGGCACGACCTCGTACGGCTGCAGCGGTTTCTTCTACAGCATGCCGATGTCGGGCAGCTCGCGCTCGGACGGCATCTGGGCGCAGTGGAAGTTCACGACCGGCTCGGTGACGAAGGGCACGTGCGCGGTGCAGGTGTTCATACCGAACGTGCGGGACATGGCGTACGTGGGCGGCACCCCGGCGCACTACACGGTCTACCGGGCCTTCACGCAGAGCTCGACGAACAACATCGGGAGCTTCGAGATCAACCAGCCCTCGCACCTGGGCCAGTGGGTCTCTGCGGGCCGGTTCCCGGTCTCGAACAACAAGATCTCCGTCGTCCTGGACAACCGCGGCAACGGCGCGGACAACCGCCACGCGGCAGCGGCCCCGGTCCGCGTCGACTGCACGGCCTCCTGACCGAACCACCGACCCCGCCGCTCTTCCACCCCGAGGAGCGGCGGGCCTCTGTGTACTACCTCACACCGAGGCCGCACCCAAGCACCCCACCCCGGCCCACCCCGGAAAACCGAAGAAGGCCGACACCGTCTTCACGGTGCCGACCTTCTCATCGGTACTACTGGAGCGATGCTCCTGGTGCGCGAGGGGGGAGTTGAACCCCCACGCCCTTTCGGGCACTGGAACCTGAATCCAGCGCGTCTGCCTATTCCGCCACCCGCGCATTGGGTGTGCTCCGGGCTCCCTCACCTTTAGGTGTGAGCGCCTGGCGACATCAGAAGATTAGCACGTCGCAGACCGTGGATTCACATCCGTTGTTTCGGCTCCGCTCGCGCAGAACAAGGTGAGGAGGGGGAGGGAGACGGACCCTCCCCGGACCGCCCGGACCGTCCCGAACCGACCCCCGACCCACCCCCGACCGACCCCGAACCGACCCCCGACCGACTCCACGGACGCCACCTCTCTCCCGATCTCTCCAGCCGGGTGCGGGACACTGTCCACAGGCCGCCTCTACGATCCGTGGGGAACGCCTGTGAGAGGTGACACTCGTCCACAGGGCAGAGAAGGGGAACCAGCCGATTTCCCGACGCGTGGATACGATCAGTAAGCAGTACCAGGACCACAACGACCGAGGAGGTGCCCCATGGGAGTCATGAAGCGTTTCGAGCAGCGTCTCGAAGGTCTGGTCAACGGCACCTTCGCCAAGGTCTTCAAGTCCGAGGTCCAGCCGGTCGAGATCGCCGGCGCGCTCCAGCGCGAGTGCGACAACAACGCGCAGATCTGGAACCGCGAGCGGACCGTCGTCCCGAACGACTTCATCGTGGAGCTGAGCGCACCGGACTACGAGCGCCTCAGCCCCTACTCGGGCCAGCTGGGCGACGAGCTCGCCGGCCTGGTCAGGGACTACGCGAAGCAGCAGCGGTACACCTTCATGGGCCCGATCAAGGTCCACCTGGAGAAGGCCGAGGACCTCGACACCGGCCTGTACCGCGTCCGCAGCCGCACGCTGGCGTCGAGTACGTCACAGCCGCAGCAGCCCGCGGGCGGCCGGCAGCAGCCCGCTCAGCCCCAGCAGCAGCAGGGCCCGGGCCAGGGCCGCGGCGGTTACGGGTACCCCCCGGCCGGCGCCCCGCCCATGCCCGCGGCTCCGCCTCCCGGCGCCACCGGCCACCGGCCGGCGGCAGGGGCCCCCGGCCCCGCCACACACGGCGGGGCGGGCACTCAGCCGCGCCGCTGGATCGAGATCAACGGCACCCGCCACCAGATCTCGCGCCCGACCCTGGTCCTCGGCCGCAGCACCGACGCGGACGTGAGGATCGACGATCCCGGCGTCTCCCGCCGGCACTGCGAGATCCGGACCGGAACGCCCTCGACGATCCAGGATCTGGGATCCACCAACGGCATCGTGGTGGACGGGCAGCACACCACCCGCGCTACGCTCCGCGACGGCTCGCGGATCGTCGTGGGCAGCACCACCATCGTTTACCGGCAAGCCGAAGGGTGAAGCGGGGGCAATGTCAGAGCTGACCCTGACGGTCATGCGGTTGGGTTTCCTGGCCGTTCTGTGGCTGTTCGTCATCGTGGCCGTCCAGGTCATCCGCAGCGACCTCTTCGGTACGCGGGTCACCCAGCGCGGTTCGCGGCGCCAGGAGGCGCGACCTCAGCAGCAGACGGCGCGGCAGACCGCCGCGCCACCACAGCAGCGCGGCCAGCAGAGCGCGGGCGGCGGGCGGCAGCGCCGTGGCGCCCCGACCAAGCTGGTCGTCTCCGAGGGCACCCTCACCGGCACGACCGTCGCCCTCCAGGGGCAGACGATCACGCTGGGCCGGGCGCACGACTCGACGATCGTCCTCGACGACGACTACGCCTCCAGCAGGCACGCCAGGATCTACCCGGACCGGGACGGCCAGTGGATCGTCGAGGATCTCGGGTCCACCAACGGCACGTATCTCGACCGGACCCGCCTCACCACCGCGACACCGATTCCGCTGGGCGCGCCGATCCGCATCGGCAAGACCGTCATCGAGCTGCGGAAGTAGTGCTACATCATGAATAGGCGCGAACGGAGCGAGCGAGTCGGGACGGTCCCCGCGACAGGCCGTGCCGCGCTCCTGGCCGGAGCGATTGAAGCGACCGGTGTGACCGGAGCGACCGGAGGGTGGGCAGTGTGGGTCGAGACCGGCCGTACCCCGATGCGGCGTCGACAGGGCAGGTGCGCATGACTCTGTCCCTGCGATTCGCCGCGGGCTCGCACAAGGGCATGATCCGCGAGGGCAACGAGGACTCGGGCTACGCCGGTCCCCGGCTGCTCGCCATCGCCGACGGCATGGGCGGCCAGGCCGCCGGTGAGGTCGCCTCCTCGGAGGTGATCTCCACCCTCGTCACGCTCGACGACGACGTCCCGGGCTCCGACATCCTCACCTCGCTCGGTACGGCGGTGCAGCGCGCCAACGACCAGCTCCGGATGATGGTCGAGGAGGACCCGCAGCTGGAGGGCATGGGCACCACGCTCACCGCTCTGCTGTGGACGGGCCAGCGGCTCGGCCTGGTGCACGTCGGCGACTCCCGCGCGTACCTGCTCCGTGACGGCGTCCTGACGCAGATCACGCAGGACCACACCTGGGTGCAGCGCCTCGTCGACGAGGGCCGGATCACCGAGGAAGAGGCCACCACCCACCCGCAGCGTTCGCTCCTGATGCGCGCGCTCGGCAGCGGCGACCACGTCGAACCCGACCTCTCCATCCGCGAGGTCAGGGCCGGCGACCGCTATCTGATCTGCTCCGACGGACTGTCCGGCGTGGTCTCGCACCAGACGCTCGAGGACACCCTCGCCAGCTACCAGGGCCCGCAGGAGACCGTGCAGGAGCTGATCCAGCTCGCACTGCGCGGCGGCGGCCCCGACAACATCACGGTGATCGTCGCCGACGTCCTCGACGTCGACGGCGGCGACACCCTCGCCGGCCACCTCAGCGACATCCCGGTCATCGTGGGCGCCGTCGCGGAGAACCAGGCCCAGCTGAACGACGGCGGGGCCATGCAGACCCCGGCCGGCCGCGCCTCCGGGCTCGGTCGTACGGCTCCGCACCAGCAGCCGCCCGCCGGCGGCTTCGGCCCGCCCGGCAGCGGTGACGGCCACGGCTACGGCGGCATGCCCCCGCAGGGCTCGTTCGAGTCGTACACGGACGACGACTTCGAGAAGCCGCGGACCGGCCGCAAGTGGCTCAAGCGCTCCTTCCTGCTCGTCCTCGTCCTCGCGGTCGTCGGCGGCGGGCTGTACGGCGGCTGGCGCTGGACGCAGAAGCAGTACTTCGTCGGTTCCAAGGACCAGCACGTGGCGCTCTACCAGGGCATCAGCCAGGACCTGGCGTGGATCTCACTGTCGAAGGTCGAGAAGGACCACCCCGAGATCGAACTCAAGTACCTCCCCGCGTACCAGCGGAAGCAGGTCGAGGACACGATCACCGGCGGCAGCCTCGGCAAGGCCGAGACGAAGATCTCCGAGCTGGCCCTCCAGGCCTCGGCGTGCAAGAAGACCGAGCAGCGCCGTGCCGCCGCCGAGAAGGCAGCCGACCAGGCGAGCAAGCCGCCGGCCCAGAAGCCGGACGGCACCGCCACCCCTGACTCCAAGCCCACCACAGCCGCTCCGTCGCCGGGTCCCGCCCTCACCGCGGAGGAGCAGAAGCTGGCCTCGAACTGCGGCAAGCAGTAAGCACCCGTAGGGGGCCTTTCACCACCATGAGCGTTGTCACCAACACGACCACCATCGGCGCGATCGAGGCGCCGAGCCGCCGCAACACCGAGCTGGCGCTGCTCGCATTCGCCGTCGTCATCCCGGTGTTCGCGTACCTCAACGTGGGCCTGGCGATCGACGGCAAGGTCCCGGCCGGCATGCTCGGGTACGGACTCGGCCTCGCCCTGCTCGCCGGTGTCGCCCACCTCGTGGTGCGCAAGTGGGCCCCGTACGCGGACCCGCTGCTGCTGCCCCTCGCGACCCTGCTCAACGGCATGGGCCTGGTGCTGATCTGGCGGCTTGACCAGTCGCCGCGGCTGATCGCGAAGTCCGTCCGGGACTTCGGAAGTTTCAGCCCGGACGCCCCGAAGCAGATGCTGTACTCGGCGATCGGCATCGCCATGTTCGTGGGCGTGCTGCTGCTGCTGAAGGACCACCGTGTCCTCCAGCGCTACACGTACATCTCCATGGCGGCGGCCCTCGTCCTGCTGCTGCTGCCCCTGGTCCCCGGCCTCGGTACCCCCGTCTACGGCGCCAAGATCTGGATCAACGTCGCCGGTTTCTCCATCCAGCCCGGTGAGTTCGCGAAGATCGTGCTGGCGGTCTTCTTCTCCGGCTATCTGATGGTGAAACGGGATGCCCTGGCGCTGGCGAGCCGCCGGTTCATGGGGCTCTACCTGCCGCGTGGCCGTGACCTCGGCCCGATCCTGACGATCTGGGCGGTCAGCCTCCTCATCCTGGTCTTCGAGAACGACCTCGGTACCTCGCTGCTGTTCTTCGGCATGTTCGTGATCATGCTGTACGTGGCGACCGAGCGGACCAGCTGGATCGTCATGGGTCTGCTGATGTCCGTCGCGGGCGCGGTGGGTGTGGCCTCCTTCGCGAGCCACGTCCAGGCCCGTGTGGACGCCTGGGCCGACCCGTTCGCCTGCGCGGACACGGTCCCGGCCTGTGACCAGATGACCCAGGTGCTGATGTCCTTCGGCTCCGGCGGCATCCTCGGCACCGGCCTCGGCCAGGGCAACTCCGACCTGATCGGCTTCGCCGCCAACTCCGACTTCATCTTCGCCACCGTCGGCGAGGAGCTCGGCCTCACCGGTGTGATGGTCTTCCTGCTCCTTTACGGGCTGATCATCGAGCGCGGTGTCCGCACCTCCCTCGCCGCCCGTGATCCCTTCGGCAAGCTGCTCGCGATGGGGCTCTCCGGCGCCTTCGCGCTCCAGATCTTCGTCGTCGCCGGCGGTGTGATGGGGCTCATTCCGCTCACCGGTATGACCATGCCGTTCCTGGCGTACGGCGGTTCCTCCGTGATCGCCAACTGGGCCCTGGTCGGCATCCTGATCCGGATCAGCGACACCGCGCGCCGTCCCGCGCCCGCCCCCGCCCCGTCCCCCGACGCCGAGATGACCCAGGTGGTCCGTCCGTGAACAAGCCGCTGCGGCGGGTCGCGATCTTCTGCGGCCTGCTCGTCCTCGCCCTGCTCCTGCGCGACAACTGGCTCCAGTTCGTCCGCGCCGACGAGCTGAACGCCCACTCGCGCAACAAGCGGGTGCAGATCGAGCGGTACGCCAACGTCCGCGGCAACATCATCGTGGACGGCAAGCCCGTCACCGGCTCCGTCGACTCCCAGGACACGTTCTACAAGTACAAGCGCACCTACACCGACGGCCCCATGTGGGCCCCGGTCACCGGCTACGCCTCGCAGGCCTACGACGCCAACCAGATCGAGAAGATCGAGGACGGCATCCTCACCGGCAATGACGACCGGCTCTTCTTCGACCGCACCCTCGCCATGTTCACCGGCGAGAAGAAGAAGGGCGGCGACGTCGTCACCACCCTCAACGGGGCCGCGCAGAAGGCCGCCTTCGAGGGCCTCGGCAGCAAGACCGGCGCCGTCGTCGCGATCGACCCGAAGACCGGCAAGATCCTCGCGATGGCCTCCACCCCCTCGTACGACCCCTCCTCCTTCGCCGGCTACTCCGCCAAGGACGAGAAGGCCTGGGTGGCGCTGGAGAACAACAAGAACAAGCCGAAGCTGAACCGCGCGATCCGCGAGATCTACCCGCCCGGTTCCGTCTTCAAGGTCGTCACGGCCGCCGCGGCCCTGGAAAGCGGCAAGGTCACCGACATCAACGCGGCGACCGACACCCCCGAGGGCTGGAAGATCCCGCTCTCCAGGGTGCCGATGGTCAACCACGCCAACGGCTGCGCCAACGCCAGCCTCAACAAGGCGCTGGAAGTCTCCTGCAACTCGGTGTTCGCGAAGCTCGGCGACGACGTCGGCCGCGACAAGATGGTGGAGACGGCCGAGAAGTTCGGTTTCAACGCCGAGCAGTTCACCCCGGTCCGCTCCGCGGCCTCGGTCTACGACAAGAAGTCCGACCGCGGTGGCAACGCGCTCTCCTCCATCGGCCAGTTCAACACCGCGACCACCCCGCTCCAGATGGCGATGGTCACGGCGGCGATCGCCAACGACGGCAAGCTGATGAAGCCGTACATGATCGACGAGCTGCGCGCGCCCAACGTCGACCTGCTCAAGAAGACCGAGCCGGAGGAGATGAGCCGCCCGGTCTCCGAGAAGAACGCCCAGCTCCTCCAGCAGATGATGGAGAACGTCGTCTCCAACGGCACCGGCGGCAAGGCCGAGCTGAACATGGACGGCGTGAAGGTCGGCGGCAAGACGGGTACGGCGCAGCACGGCGAGAAGAACGCGAAGCGCCCGTACGCCTGGTTCATCTCGTACGCGAAGACCGCCGAGGGCTCCCCGGTCGCGGTCGCCGTCGTCGTGGAGGACTCGCAGGGCACGGACCGTGAGGACATCACCGGTGGCGGTCTCGCCGCCCCGATCGCCAAGGCCGTCATGAAGGCGGTACTGAAGACCCGCGGCTGACCTCGCCCATGTACCGGTCAGGTATCAGGTACCGGTCCCTGGCGGAACGTCTGCCCGGGGCCGGTACCGTATGCGCGAACAGCACACACCGCCGGACCACCCATGGGTGCGGTCGGGACAGACGGAGAGGGCTGGATTAGCTATGGAAGAGCCGCGTCGCCTCGGCGGCCGGTACGAGCTGGGCTCGGTGCTCGGCCGTGGTGGCATGGCCGAGGTCTACCTCGGACAGGACACCCGGCTCGGCCGCACCGTCGCCGTGAAGACGCTGCGGGTCGACCTGGCCCGCGATCCGTCCTTCCAGGCCCGGTTCCGCCGTGAGGCACAGTCCGCCGCCTCGCTGAACCACCCGGCGATCGTCGCGGTCTACGACACCGGTGAGGACTACGTCGACGGGGTCTCCATCCCGTACATCGTGATGGAGTACGTCGACGGGTCGACCCTGCGTGAGCTGCTGCACTCCGGGCGCAAGCTGCTGCCCGAGCGCACGCTCGAGATGACGGTCGGCATTCTCCAGGCGCTGGAGTACTCGCACCGCGCCGGCATCGTGCACCGTGACATCAAGCCGGCGAACGTCATGCTGACGCGCACCGGTCAGGTCAAGGTCATGGACTTCGGCATCGCCCGCGCCATGGGCGACTCCGGCATGACCATGACGCAGACCGCCGCGGTGATCGGCACGGCCCAGTACCTCTCCCCCGAGCAGGCCAAGGGCGAGCAGGTCGACGCCCGCTCCGACCTGTACTCCACGGGCTGCCTGCTGTACGAGCTGCTCACCGTCCGTCCGCCGTTCATCGGCGACTCCCCGGTCGCGGTCGCGTACCAGCACGTGCGGGAGGAGCCGCAGCCGCCGAGCAACTTCGACCCCGAGATCACGCCCGAGATGGACGCCATCGTCCTCAAGGCGCTGGTCAAGGACCCCGACTACCGCTACCAGTCCGCCGACGAGATGCGCGCGGACATCGAGGCCTGCCTCGACGGTCAGCCGGTCGCCGCCGCTGCCGCGATGGGCATGGGGATGGGCATGGCGGGCGCGCCCGCGTACGGCGGGGGCTACGGCTATCCGCCGGAGGACCAGCCGACGACGGCGCTGCGCCAGGCCGACCCGGGTGGCCAGACCACGATGCTGCCCCCGATCAACCACGACGACGGCGGCTACGGCTACGACGACCGCCCGGACCGGCGCCGCGGCGGCGGCCAGAAGAAGTCGAACACCTCGACGATCCTGCTGGTCCTCGCGGGCATCCTGGTGCTGGTCGGCGCGATCTTCATCGGCGTCTCGCTGGTCCAGGAGAAGGACGGCCCCCGTAAGGTCGTCATCCCTCAGCTGGTCGGCCAGACCATGGAGAGGGCGACGGGACTCGCGACCAACGCCGAGGTGAAGGTCCAGCAGGCCGGCACCGAGCGCTGCGATCAGCCCAAGGGCGCCATCTGCCGTCAGATCCCGGTCGCGGACGCCACCGCGACCATGGAACTCAACGGCACCATCCAGGTGTACCTCTCCGAGGGCGCGCCCCTCACCGAGGTCCCCGACGTGGTCGAGCAGTCCCAGGAGCGCGCCGAGGAGTCCCTCAAGAGCAAGGGCTTCAAGGTCAAGGTGGAGCAGGAGGAGTCCGACGAGAACCCGGGTTCGGTCCTGCGTCAGAACCCCGACGGCGGCACCAAGGCGGAGAAGAACTCCGAGGTGACGATCACCGTCGCGAAGCAGAAGCAGAAGACCGTTCCCCCGGTGGTCGGCAACCAGCTGGCGCAGGCCGAGCAGCAGCTCAAGGAACTGGGCTTCGTCGTGATCACCGAGTACGTCGACAACGACCAGCCCAAGGACCAGGTCCTGGCGCAGACCCCGGACGGCAACGCGACGGCGGGCGAGGGCGCCGAGGTGAAGCTCCGGGTCTCCAAGGGTCCGCAGCAGCCCACGACGCAGCCGGTCCCGCCGATCACGGGCATGACCCTGGACGCGGCGCGTACCACGCTCGCCGCGATGGGCTACCAGCTCGGCAACGTGGACGGCCCCAACCGGGGTGACGCGAAGGTCACCGAGCAGGACGTGCCGCCGGGCACGCAGGGCCAGCCGAACCAGCCGGTCAACGTGAAGACGGAGAAGCAGGACGGCGGCGGCTGGTTCGGCTAGCCGAACGCCGTAGGCCGTACGCAAGGGGCGAGCCCCGGCACCCACCGGGTGCCGGGGCTCGCCCCTTCCTCACGTCCGCGGCCGTGTGTCAGCGAAGCTCCGCCGGGGGCGTCCGCTCGCGGTCGACCTTCTCGGTGCGCTCCAGCTCGCCCCACACGATGTACCGGTAGTCGGAGGTGTACATGGGGGTGCAGGTCGTCAGCGTGATGTACCGGCCCGGCTTGCTCCTGCCGGATTCCTCCGGGACCGGCTGGAGGACGTCCACGTTGTACTTGGTGGTCTCCGGCAGGGTCTTGTAGACCTTGTAGACGTACCAGGTGTCCTTGGTCTCGAAGACGATCGGGTCACCGGTCTTCAACTTGTGGATGTTGTGGAACTTGGCGCCGTGGCCGTCCCGGTGGGCGGCCAGCGTGAAGTTGCCCTGCTTGTCCTGCGGGAGCGCGGACTTGATCGGGTCGGTGTAGTAACCGGCGACGCCGTGGTTGAGGACGTCGGTGCCGGTGCCCTGCTTCACCAGGACCTCGCCGTTCCTCATCGCCGGCACATGGAGGAAGCCGATGCCGTCCTTCGTGTCGAGCGCCCCGGGGCTGTCGGCCCATTGGTCGCGGACCTGGGCGCCGTCCTGGTCGGCGGCGCGGTCGGCGAGCACGTTGGTCCACCACAGCGAGTAGACGACGAAGAGGCCGAGCACCAGGCCCGCTGTGATGAGGAGTTCGCCGAGGAGACTGATCATCCCGGCGATCCGATTGCGCACGCGTGCCACTAGGTCGTCCCGTCGTCCCGTCCGGAGGTGTGGGGTCTCAGCCTACGAGCGCTTTCGGCTTTCCCTCGCTGCGCGGGCGTTCCTCGATCAGCTTGCCCCACACGATCATGCGGTAGGTGCTGGTGAACTCGGGTGTGCAGGTGGTCAGCGTGATGTACCGGCCGGGCCCGTCGAAGCCGGACTGCTTCGGTACGGGGTCGATCACGGAGACGTTCGAGGGCGAGGTCTGCGGCAGGATGCTCGCCATCTCGTAGGTGTAGTACGCGTTCTGCGTCTCGACGACGATCGGGTCGCCGGGCTTCAACTGGTTGATGTACCGGAACGGTTCGCCGTGGGTGTTGCGGTGGCCGGCGACGGCGAAGTTGCCCTTCTTGTCGGCGGGCATGGCGGTCTTGAGCTTGCCCTCGCCGTAGTGGCCGACCATGCCCTTGTCGAGGACCTGGCTCTTGCTGATGCCCTCGGCGATGGGGACGACGACGTCCAGCTTGGGGATGTACATGATGGCGAAGCCCTGGCCGGGCTCGAAGGCGTCCGGCGCCGTGCCGGCGCCCTGGTCGCCCTTGGCCCAGGTGTCCTCGATCTGCGCCTTGGCGCGGTTGGTCTCCTGGCCGGCGAGGACGTTCGTCCACCACAGCTGGTAGGTGACGAAGAGCAGCATGACGACGCCGAAGGTGATGAAGAGTTCGCCGACGACCCGGCTGGCGACGACGCCGACGCTGTCCTTGGCGGCGCGGGCGGCGCGGCGCGCCTCGACGCGGGAGAGCGGGGCGGCAGGTGCGGCGGGGGGCGTGTCGTCGGGGGAGTCGGTGGCGGGGCCTCTACGGCCCTTGGCACGGCCTCCCTTGGCGGCGCGGCGGCGTTCGGCACGGCCGGGTCCGGGAAGCGGCTCGGAGGAGGGCCCGGGAAGGGGCTCCACGACCTCCAGGGGCATCGTCTCGCTCGGGGAGGTCCGCGGGGACCCCTCCGCCTCGTACGGCTCGTACGGGGGCGCGTAGGGGCTTTCCTCGGCGGCGTCCCCGTAGGGCGGGGACTCGTAGGAGGAAGGGGCGGGCGCGGGCGGCTCGTAGGCGTACGGCTCGGCCGGCGTCGCGTAGGGCTCCGCGGGGGCGTACTGCGGTGCGTAAGGGTCCGCGGGTGCGTACGGCTCCGCCGGTGCGTACGGCTCGGCGGAGGCGTAAGGCTCCGCCGGTGCGTAGGGGTCCGCGGGTATCGGCTCGGGGCCCGGTTCGTTCGTCGGCCGGAACCACG contains:
- a CDS encoding DUF3662 and FHA domain-containing protein, with amino-acid sequence MGVMKRFEQRLEGLVNGTFAKVFKSEVQPVEIAGALQRECDNNAQIWNRERTVVPNDFIVELSAPDYERLSPYSGQLGDELAGLVRDYAKQQRYTFMGPIKVHLEKAEDLDTGLYRVRSRTLASSTSQPQQPAGGRQQPAQPQQQQGPGQGRGGYGYPPAGAPPMPAAPPPGATGHRPAAGAPGPATHGGAGTQPRRWIEINGTRHQISRPTLVLGRSTDADVRIDDPGVSRRHCEIRTGTPSTIQDLGSTNGIVVDGQHTTRATLRDGSRIVVGSTTIVYRQAEG
- a CDS encoding peptidoglycan D,D-transpeptidase FtsI family protein; the encoded protein is MNKPLRRVAIFCGLLVLALLLRDNWLQFVRADELNAHSRNKRVQIERYANVRGNIIVDGKPVTGSVDSQDTFYKYKRTYTDGPMWAPVTGYASQAYDANQIEKIEDGILTGNDDRLFFDRTLAMFTGEKKKGGDVVTTLNGAAQKAAFEGLGSKTGAVVAIDPKTGKILAMASTPSYDPSSFAGYSAKDEKAWVALENNKNKPKLNRAIREIYPPGSVFKVVTAAAALESGKVTDINAATDTPEGWKIPLSRVPMVNHANGCANASLNKALEVSCNSVFAKLGDDVGRDKMVETAEKFGFNAEQFTPVRSAASVYDKKSDRGGNALSSIGQFNTATTPLQMAMVTAAIANDGKLMKPYMIDELRAPNVDLLKKTEPEEMSRPVSEKNAQLLQQMMENVVSNGTGGKAELNMDGVKVGGKTGTAQHGEKNAKRPYAWFISYAKTAEGSPVAVAVVVEDSQGTDREDITGGGLAAPIAKAVMKAVLKTRG
- a CDS encoding FtsW/RodA/SpoVE family cell cycle protein, whose product is MSVVTNTTTIGAIEAPSRRNTELALLAFAVVIPVFAYLNVGLAIDGKVPAGMLGYGLGLALLAGVAHLVVRKWAPYADPLLLPLATLLNGMGLVLIWRLDQSPRLIAKSVRDFGSFSPDAPKQMLYSAIGIAMFVGVLLLLKDHRVLQRYTYISMAAALVLLLLPLVPGLGTPVYGAKIWINVAGFSIQPGEFAKIVLAVFFSGYLMVKRDALALASRRFMGLYLPRGRDLGPILTIWAVSLLILVFENDLGTSLLFFGMFVIMLYVATERTSWIVMGLLMSVAGAVGVASFASHVQARVDAWADPFACADTVPACDQMTQVLMSFGSGGILGTGLGQGNSDLIGFAANSDFIFATVGEELGLTGVMVFLLLYGLIIERGVRTSLAARDPFGKLLAMGLSGAFALQIFVVAGGVMGLIPLTGMTMPFLAYGGSSVIANWALVGILIRISDTARRPAPAPAPSPDAEMTQVVRP
- a CDS encoding FHA domain-containing protein FhaB/FipA, producing MSELTLTVMRLGFLAVLWLFVIVAVQVIRSDLFGTRVTQRGSRRQEARPQQQTARQTAAPPQQRGQQSAGGGRQRRGAPTKLVVSEGTLTGTTVALQGQTITLGRAHDSTIVLDDDYASSRHARIYPDRDGQWIVEDLGSTNGTYLDRTRLTTATPIPLGAPIRIGKTVIELRK
- a CDS encoding Stp1/IreP family PP2C-type Ser/Thr phosphatase, with product MTLSLRFAAGSHKGMIREGNEDSGYAGPRLLAIADGMGGQAAGEVASSEVISTLVTLDDDVPGSDILTSLGTAVQRANDQLRMMVEEDPQLEGMGTTLTALLWTGQRLGLVHVGDSRAYLLRDGVLTQITQDHTWVQRLVDEGRITEEEATTHPQRSLLMRALGSGDHVEPDLSIREVRAGDRYLICSDGLSGVVSHQTLEDTLASYQGPQETVQELIQLALRGGGPDNITVIVADVLDVDGGDTLAGHLSDIPVIVGAVAENQAQLNDGGAMQTPAGRASGLGRTAPHQQPPAGGFGPPGSGDGHGYGGMPPQGSFESYTDDDFEKPRTGRKWLKRSFLLVLVLAVVGGGLYGGWRWTQKQYFVGSKDQHVALYQGISQDLAWISLSKVEKDHPEIELKYLPAYQRKQVEDTITGGSLGKAETKISELALQASACKKTEQRRAAAEKAADQASKPPAQKPDGTATPDSKPTTAAPSPGPALTAEEQKLASNCGKQ